A stretch of the Deltaproteobacteria bacterium genome encodes the following:
- a CDS encoding glycosyltransferase family 4 protein yields MTFWATAAMLSNAMTAKSLNIGIIYGGISEQKAGMDHYLHQVLLTMKRMAPDHRYVLIDHRRQKTPFKEKFEQVVLDLPRSPMRVTRWNLQIVPNVLSQFDLVFSPGLYGPVRIPKGVASVMVVHDLTRYLFPYFFPFNPTQKLLDLLAYPAMLRRYDHLLTVSRATRQDLMTRFKVPEEKITVAYHGAEEAFQPQGTPTVEESLWKSHKLKKPFILFLGTLEPRKNIPTLLKAFAGILDRIPHDLVLVGQKGWKWEPIFQEINRLDLKSRVHWTGYVSDLDRVVFYNAADFMVFPSWYEGFGMPLLEAMQCGCPVITSRVSAMPEVVGEAGLLIDPGRIEELQTAMLRLVQEPGLAEKLRKAGLEQARKFSWETSARLTLEVFEKIYLAQSSKLKAQR; encoded by the coding sequence TTGACTTTTTGGGCCACTGCCGCTATGCTTTCTAATGCTATGACCGCCAAGTCTCTCAATATCGGGATAATTTACGGAGGAATCAGCGAACAGAAGGCCGGAATGGATCACTATCTCCATCAGGTCCTTTTGACTATGAAAAGGATGGCTCCTGATCACCGTTATGTCCTGATCGATCACCGCCGACAGAAAACACCCTTTAAAGAGAAGTTTGAACAGGTTGTCCTGGACCTTCCCCGCTCTCCCATGCGGGTCACCCGCTGGAATCTGCAAATCGTACCTAATGTTTTATCCCAATTTGATCTGGTTTTTTCTCCCGGGCTCTACGGCCCGGTCCGAATTCCCAAGGGCGTGGCTTCGGTGATGGTCGTCCATGATTTGACGCGCTATCTCTTCCCCTATTTTTTTCCCTTTAATCCAACGCAAAAGCTATTGGATCTTCTTGCTTATCCGGCCATGCTGCGGCGTTATGATCATCTCCTGACTGTTTCAAGGGCCACCCGGCAAGATCTGATGACCCGTTTCAAAGTCCCGGAAGAAAAGATCACTGTGGCTTATCATGGGGCAGAGGAGGCCTTCCAACCGCAGGGCACTCCAACCGTAGAAGAATCCCTTTGGAAGTCCCATAAGCTGAAAAAACCTTTTATCCTTTTTCTGGGGACCCTGGAACCTCGGAAAAATATCCCCACCCTGCTTAAAGCCTTTGCCGGAATTCTGGATCGAATTCCCCATGACCTGGTCCTGGTCGGTCAAAAGGGCTGGAAATGGGAGCCCATTTTCCAGGAGATCAACAGGCTGGATCTTAAATCGAGGGTCCATTGGACCGGTTATGTTTCGGATTTGGATAGAGTGGTTTTTTACAATGCCGCTGATTTTATGGTCTTTCCAAGTTGGTATGAAGGGTTTGGCATGCCTTTGCTGGAGGCTATGCAATGCGGTTGTCCGGTGATTACCTCCAGGGTAAGCGCCATGCCCGAGGTGGTGGGTGAGGCCGGGTTGCTGATCGACCCCGGCCGGATTGAGGAGTTGCAAACGGCCATGCTCCGTCTGGTGCAGGAGCCCGGGCTGGCAGAAAAATTGAGGAAGGCCGGGTTGGAACAAGCCCGAAAATTTTCCTGGGAAACCTCAGCCAGGTTGACTTTAGAGGTGTTTGAAAAGATATATTTAGCTCAAAGCTCAAAGCTGAAAGCTCAAAGGTAA
- a CDS encoding CinA family nicotinamide mononucleotide deamidase-related protein: MRTRITKKTNTAEIIAIGSELLLGQIQDTNTAYLAGRLQEIGIEVAFQTMVGDDRKRMISVIRRALMRSKIIITCGGIGPTEDDLTREIVARVTGKELVFHPKLFKLIKSYFDQAGFVMAPNNRKQAFIPAGARVIPNLQGTAPGFMVETEAGKIIGVLPGVPRELKAMMQDTVIPFLKKKLGKEKGLIEYRVLKVCGLGESRVDEQIGDLIRESKNPVIGLLASPGEIRIRITARGRDKKETQRLIAAMEARIRARLGVLIFGSGEETLEGVTARLLEEKQIALGIVETFSGGRISQRLKSTGCFFYKGSLILAAEPGWPEQKAVLKNEAQAQFLAEKIREFLTCEIGLGVWVEGEPGEQILSMALAGKKTGTFSHRIGGFAESLPDRVAVMALDWLRRQLLQG; this comes from the coding sequence ATGAGAACACGGATCACGAAAAAAACCAATACCGCCGAAATCATCGCCATCGGATCGGAACTCCTTTTGGGGCAGATCCAGGATACCAATACGGCCTACCTGGCCGGACGGTTGCAGGAGATCGGGATCGAAGTGGCCTTTCAAACCATGGTCGGGGATGATCGTAAGCGGATGATTTCGGTCATCCGCCGGGCCTTGATGCGTTCCAAAATCATCATCACCTGCGGCGGGATCGGGCCCACCGAAGACGATTTGACCCGGGAAATCGTGGCCAGGGTCACCGGGAAAGAACTGGTCTTCCATCCCAAATTATTTAAGCTCATAAAGTCCTATTTTGACCAGGCCGGCTTTGTCATGGCCCCCAACAATCGCAAGCAGGCTTTCATCCCGGCCGGGGCCAGGGTCATTCCCAATCTCCAGGGGACAGCCCCGGGGTTCATGGTGGAAACAGAGGCCGGGAAGATTATCGGGGTCCTGCCTGGGGTCCCTCGGGAACTTAAGGCGATGATGCAGGACACGGTCATTCCCTTTTTAAAGAAAAAATTGGGGAAAGAAAAAGGGCTGATCGAATACCGGGTCCTCAAGGTCTGCGGCCTGGGCGAGAGCCGGGTGGATGAGCAGATCGGGGACCTTATTCGAGAAAGCAAAAATCCGGTCATCGGCCTTTTGGCCTCACCGGGGGAAATCCGGATTCGGATCACGGCCCGGGGACGGGATAAAAAGGAAACCCAAAGGCTGATCGCCGCCATGGAAGCCCGGATCCGGGCACGTTTGGGGGTCTTGATCTTCGGTTCCGGCGAGGAGACCCTGGAAGGGGTGACGGCCCGATTATTGGAAGAGAAACAAATTGCCCTGGGAATCGTGGAAACCTTTTCCGGGGGCAGGATCAGCCAAAGACTTAAGTCCACCGGATGCTTTTTTTATAAAGGGAGCCTGATCTTGGCCGCCGAGCCGGGATGGCCTGAACAAAAGGCTGTCCTTAAAAACGAAGCCCAAGCGCAATTTTTGGCGGAAAAAATAAGGGAATTCTTGACCTGCGAAATCGGCCTGGGGGTCTGGGTGGAAGGAGAACCGGGCGAACAAATCCTTTCAATGGCCCTGGCCGGGAAAAAGACAGGGACCTTTTCCCATCGGATCGGCGGGTTTGCCGAGTCCCTGCCGGACCGGGTGGCGGTCATGGCCCTGGACTGGTTGAGGAGGCAATTGTTACAGGGTTAA
- a CDS encoding PQQ-dependent sugar dehydrogenase, with the protein MMSIRKTLFLGLILSLTLAQTGKKAEAQGAFPFPAISLSLKFAGLTNPVQITHAGDGSNRLFIVEQPGRIRIVENGVLLSTPFLDIGSTGANRVLSGGEQGLLGIAFPPGFAQKNYFYVNYTRIPDGATVVARYFVTANPNLANPAIEEVILTIPQPFANHNGGQLAFSPVDGFLYIGMGDGGSGCDPFNNGQTPGTLLGKMLRIDVEAGIAPYAVPSTNPFVNTPGFLPEIWALGLRNPFRFSFDRLTGNLFIGDVGQNAFEEIDFQPFTSAGGENYGWNVMEGFHFSFDLSGCSPPCLQTSSCNQAGLSLPVVEYDHGQGCSVIGGFVYRGNLHPRMQGIYFYGDFCTGRIWGLRLSGPVWENSLLFTAPFTISSFGEDEAGELYLTDYVAGDIYQITVPATKDFDGDGKADILWRHTGGAVAFWLMDGLTITAVGIPAVVGNDWQINGIGDLNGDGRADILWRHTAGAVAIWLMNGLTVAAVGVPAVIGNDWQINGVGDLNGDGRADILWRHTAGAVAIWLMNGLTITAVGVPAVIGNDWQINGVGDFNGDGRADIFWRHTGGAVALWLMNGLTITTVGIPEVVGNDWQING; encoded by the coding sequence ATGATGTCCATCCGTAAAACTTTATTTCTTGGCCTAATACTATCCTTGACCCTGGCTCAGACCGGTAAAAAGGCGGAAGCCCAAGGGGCTTTCCCTTTTCCGGCTATTTCGCTGTCCCTTAAATTTGCTGGGTTGACCAATCCTGTACAGATTACGCATGCCGGTGACGGGAGTAATAGGTTGTTCATTGTCGAACAACCAGGACGAATCCGAATTGTTGAGAACGGTGTTCTGCTTTCAACCCCTTTCCTGGACATTGGTAGTACCGGTGCCAACCGAGTCTTATCCGGTGGCGAGCAAGGATTGCTCGGAATAGCCTTTCCCCCGGGGTTCGCTCAAAAAAACTATTTTTATGTAAACTACACCCGGATACCGGATGGCGCCACCGTGGTGGCTCGCTATTTCGTTACTGCCAATCCCAACCTTGCAAATCCGGCCATTGAAGAAGTCATTCTGACCATCCCTCAACCCTTCGCAAATCATAACGGCGGACAATTGGCCTTCAGTCCCGTCGATGGGTTTCTTTATATCGGTATGGGCGACGGCGGGTCCGGGTGTGACCCTTTTAATAATGGACAAACTCCTGGAACCCTTCTTGGAAAGATGCTCCGGATCGATGTGGAAGCCGGGATAGCCCCCTATGCCGTACCTTCAACAAATCCCTTTGTTAATACCCCCGGGTTCCTCCCTGAAATATGGGCGTTGGGCCTGCGCAATCCTTTTCGTTTTTCTTTTGATCGCCTGACGGGTAATCTTTTCATTGGCGATGTGGGCCAGAATGCCTTTGAGGAGATCGATTTCCAGCCATTCACGAGTGCCGGAGGAGAAAATTATGGCTGGAATGTCATGGAAGGGTTTCATTTCTCTTTTGATCTCTCCGGCTGTTCTCCTCCCTGTCTCCAGACTTCCTCTTGTAACCAGGCGGGTCTATCCTTACCGGTGGTTGAATATGACCACGGACAAGGATGTTCTGTCATCGGTGGATTTGTTTACCGCGGAAATCTTCATCCCCGGATGCAGGGGATCTACTTTTATGGAGACTTCTGTACAGGAAGGATCTGGGGATTAAGACTTAGTGGTCCAGTCTGGGAAAACAGCTTACTATTCACCGCTCCATTCACCATAAGCAGTTTTGGCGAAGACGAAGCCGGCGAACTCTATTTAACGGATTACGTTGCCGGGGATATCTATCAAATCACTGTCCCGGCAACAAAGGATTTTGACGGTGATGGCAAGGCGGACATTTTGTGGCGACACACCGGCGGGGCCGTTGCCTTTTGGCTCATGGACGGGCTCACCATCACTGCCGTCGGCATTCCGGCCGTTGTCGGAAATGATTGGCAGATCAATGGCATCGGTGATCTTAACGGCGACGGGAGGGCCGACATCCTCTGGCGACACACCGCCGGAGCCGTTGCCATTTGGCTCATGAACGGGCTCACTGTCGCAGCCGTCGGCGTTCCGGCGGTGATCGGAAATGATTGGCAGATTAATGGCGTCGGTGATCTTAACGGCGACGGGAGGGCCGACATCCTCTGGCGACACACCGCCGGGGCTGTTGCCATTTGGCTTATGAACGGACTCACCATCACCGCCGTCGGCGTTCCGGCGGTGATCGGAAATGATTGGCAGATTAATGGCGTCGGTGACTTTAACGGCGACGGGAGGGCCGATATCTTCTGGCGACACACCGGCGGGGCCGTCGCCCTTTGGCTCATGAACGGACTCACCATTACTACCGTCGGGATTCCCGAGGTTGTCGGAAATGATTGGCAGATCAATGG